One part of the Micrococcus sp. 2A genome encodes these proteins:
- a CDS encoding D-glycerate dehydrogenase yields the protein MSPRFLMMTALPEPGLGMLRDVGEVVDGADVGGDEALARLCASGDYDVVVAALDQKFTAEVLADAKVKGIANYAVGHNNIDVAAATEAGIAVGNTPDVLTEATADIALLLLLGVARRAVEGEAMMRGGRFEGWRADLLVGKDVAGATLGLAGFGRIGRAVARRGLALGMDVVFAPRPPAHREVSFAELGEFAGKVEQVRWEELVERSDYLSLHVPLTEDTRHLVDADVLRRMKDDAVLINTARGPVVDEAALVAALREGRLFGAGFDVYEEEPAMAEGLADLSNVMLLPHLGSATRGTRAAMAELTARNAIGMATGGEIPALVNPEARR from the coding sequence ATGAGCCCCCGCTTCCTGATGATGACCGCCCTGCCCGAGCCCGGACTGGGCATGCTCCGCGACGTCGGCGAGGTGGTGGACGGCGCCGACGTCGGCGGGGACGAGGCCCTCGCCCGGCTGTGCGCCTCCGGGGACTACGACGTGGTCGTGGCCGCGCTCGACCAGAAGTTCACGGCGGAGGTGCTCGCCGACGCGAAGGTCAAGGGCATCGCCAACTACGCCGTCGGGCACAACAACATCGACGTCGCCGCCGCCACCGAGGCGGGGATCGCCGTCGGGAACACCCCGGATGTGCTCACCGAGGCGACGGCGGACATCGCCCTGCTCCTGCTCCTGGGCGTGGCCCGCCGCGCCGTGGAGGGTGAGGCCATGATGCGCGGCGGCCGGTTCGAGGGCTGGCGTGCCGACCTGCTCGTGGGCAAGGACGTGGCCGGAGCGACCCTCGGCCTGGCCGGCTTCGGCCGGATCGGCCGCGCCGTCGCGCGCCGCGGCCTGGCCCTCGGCATGGACGTGGTCTTCGCGCCGCGCCCCCCGGCTCATCGCGAGGTCTCCTTCGCCGAGCTCGGGGAGTTCGCCGGGAAGGTGGAGCAGGTCCGCTGGGAGGAGCTCGTGGAGCGCTCCGACTACCTCTCCCTGCACGTCCCCCTGACCGAGGACACCCGGCACCTCGTGGACGCGGACGTGCTGCGGCGGATGAAGGACGACGCGGTGCTGATCAACACCGCCCGCGGCCCCGTGGTGGACGAGGCGGCGCTCGTGGCGGCCCTGCGCGAGGGCCGGCTCTTCGGCGCCGGGTTCGACGTGTACGAGGAGGAGCCGGCCATGGCCGAGGGCCTCGCGGACCTGAGCAACGTCATGCTCCTGCCCCACCTGGGGTCCGCCACGCGGGGCACGCGCGCCGCGATGGCGGAGCTGACCGCGCGCAACGCCATCGGCATGGCCACGGGCGGTGAGATCCCGGCGCTCGTGAACCCGGAGGCGCGCCGCTGA